From Humisphaera borealis, the proteins below share one genomic window:
- a CDS encoding type IV pilus twitching motility protein PilT, with protein MSIETPASAPAASPAAERKLTLHDFLRTAIKINASDIHLQAGSIPMLRVDGRPKFLDCPALSDDTMKAIVKQIIDRQQEPTEKQHLLDHKGAVDLAYQFENVARFRTNIFHSRERYAIVMRKIVTKIPNFGDLSLPPQIEKFAEFHRGIVIVSGTTGSGKSTTLAAIIGNINKNRAERIITVEDPIEYQHENAMSLISQVEVGADSESFEYALRAMMRQDPDVILIGEIRDSASMTIALRAADTGHLVFTTVHATNAPMTIERCVSLFDENQKELQQTQLGLNLNAIVCQRLAKKRDGKGRVPVDEIMMATPLVRKHIMEGEFEKLKSAVGNRESGSQSFDQHLTELFNKQIIDVGEAKRLATNVDALNLALRGISNSDTKLR; from the coding sequence ATGTCGATCGAGACCCCCGCGTCGGCTCCCGCCGCTTCGCCCGCCGCCGAACGCAAGCTCACGCTCCACGACTTCCTGCGGACCGCGATCAAGATCAACGCCTCGGATATCCATCTGCAGGCCGGCAGCATTCCCATGCTGCGGGTGGACGGTCGGCCCAAGTTCCTCGATTGCCCGGCACTCTCCGACGACACGATGAAGGCGATCGTCAAGCAGATCATCGACCGCCAGCAGGAACCGACCGAGAAGCAGCACCTGCTCGATCACAAGGGCGCGGTCGACCTGGCGTACCAGTTCGAGAACGTCGCCCGGTTTCGTACCAACATCTTCCACAGCCGTGAACGCTACGCGATCGTCATGCGCAAGATCGTGACGAAGATCCCCAACTTCGGCGACCTGAGCCTGCCGCCACAGATCGAAAAGTTCGCCGAGTTCCACCGCGGTATCGTGATCGTGTCGGGCACGACCGGTTCGGGCAAGTCCACCACGCTTGCGGCGATCATCGGCAACATCAACAAGAACCGGGCCGAGCGGATCATCACCGTCGAAGACCCGATCGAGTACCAGCACGAAAACGCGATGTCGCTCATCAGCCAGGTGGAGGTCGGCGCCGACAGCGAGAGCTTCGAGTACGCCCTTCGCGCCATGATGCGTCAGGACCCGGACGTGATCCTGATCGGCGAAATTCGAGACTCGGCGAGCATGACGATCGCGCTGCGTGCCGCCGACACGGGTCACCTGGTCTTCACCACCGTCCACGCCACGAATGCCCCGATGACCATCGAGCGCTGCGTGTCGCTGTTCGACGAGAACCAGAAGGAACTCCAGCAGACGCAGTTGGGCCTGAACCTCAATGCGATCGTCTGTCAGCGACTGGCCAAGAAGCGGGACGGCAAGGGCCGCGTGCCGGTCGACGAGATCATGATGGCCACCCCGCTGGTGCGCAAGCACATCATGGAAGGGGAGTTCGAGAAGCTTAAGAGCGCCGTCGGCAACCGCGAATCCGGCAGCCAGAGCTTCGACCAGCACCTGACGGAACTGTTCAACAAGCAGATCATCGACGTCGGCGAAGCCAAGCGGCTGGCGACGAACGTCGACGCGCTGAACCTGGCGCTGCGCGGCATCAGCAACAGCGATACGAAGCTGCGGTGA